In one Parachlamydia acanthamoebae genomic region, the following are encoded:
- a CDS encoding RHS repeat domain-containing protein gives GQVYIPLTNFTGHVQVLLNSKGEPVDIYRYTAFGEETIFDPSGDVKKPTTSWRFCSKRTDPETGLIYFGRRYYDPQIARWITADPLGYEAGSNLYAYVNNSPLMNLDLYGLFIYLGNGDYGPNDFENGFMHGYTHAEGQIGPNGEIYPYDLRSIEYKNPIIGALGEIFGELAECISEGLDVTGAAAALSVFWRNANILKKGWRVLQAATASQSAAKTIVVAKEASILAKEVSVLGKEASVLAKEASLLTKETSIIAKEASASVKEFDLITRKDVIHVTPHGVAIPPQSKYQIPSHYVENKKRVGSYGEHSDLGIYIEKLRIDQATPPGVKGPNFSHYHLNNKGTHHSPRPGASDPGFGVLKNDLVVK, from the coding sequence AAGGACAAGTATATATTCCTTTAACTAACTTTACAGGGCATGTTCAAGTTCTTTTAAACTCTAAAGGTGAACCTGTCGATATCTATCGCTACACAGCTTTCGGAGAAGAAACCATCTTCGATCCATCCGGAGATGTTAAAAAACCGACAACATCTTGGCGTTTTTGTTCCAAACGAACTGATCCAGAAACGGGCCTGATTTATTTTGGCAGACGTTACTATGATCCTCAAATAGCTCGTTGGATCACTGCTGATCCCCTTGGTTATGAAGCCGGATCTAATCTATATGCATATGTGAATAACAGTCCTCTAATGAATCTTGATTTGTACGGATTGTTTATATATCTAGGTAATGGAGATTACGGCCCGAATGACTTTGAAAATGGTTTCATGCATGGTTATACTCATGCTGAAGGACAAATAGGCCCGAATGGTGAAATTTATCCCTACGATTTAAGAAGTATTGAATATAAAAATCCAATAATAGGGGCATTAGGTGAAATTTTTGGAGAGCTCGCTGAGTGTATTAGTGAAGGCCTAGATGTTACGGGAGCTGCCGCTGCTTTAAGTGTTTTTTGGCGCAACGCAAATATTTTAAAAAAGGGATGGCGCGTTCTTCAAGCTGCCACAGCTTCTCAGTCAGCAGCTAAAACGATTGTTGTTGCAAAAGAAGCTTCCATATTAGCAAAAGAAGTATCTGTATTAGGAAAAGAAGCATCTGTATTAGCAAAAGAAGCTTCCTTATTGACAAAAGAGACCTCTATAATTGCAAAAGAGGCGTCCGCCAGTGTAAAAGAATTTGATCTTATTACGAGAAAGGATGTTATTCACGTGACGCCACACGGCGTTGCTATACCTCCTCAATCCAAGTATCAAATTCCCTCGCATTATGTAGAAAATAAAAAGAGGGTGGGATCTTATGGTGAGCATTCGGATTTGGGAATATATATTGAAAAATTAAGAATTGATCAGGCCACTCCTCCAGGTGTAAAAGGACCAAATTTTTCCCATTATCATCTAAATAATAAAGGAACTCATCATAGTCCTCGTCCTGGAGCTTCTGATCCAGGATTTGGGGTTTTAAAAAATGATTTAGTTGTTAAATAA